The following coding sequences are from one Capsicum annuum cultivar UCD-10X-F1 chromosome 3, UCD10Xv1.1, whole genome shotgun sequence window:
- the LOC107866026 gene encoding serine protease inhibitor 2: MKKHILLLSFCLLPFVTFSYNHIELPTTKNDLPPVIFLVRDVNGEALQVGATYRIISPFWGAAGGDVYLGPSPNSDATCPNGVFRYISGRGRSGTPVTFTKFNYTGSSESGIHVTEDINIQFDNASSKLCGNNTTWRVGDFDVFQGARLLETGGTIIGSWFKIVKAPQSPIDRDIYVLLNCPGPLVCPSCPIDECQSVGVVLQEGKRRLALVRDEPLRVQFSKV; this comes from the coding sequence ATGAAGAAGCACATATTGCTCTTATCTTTCTGTTTGCTTCCTTTTGTCACCTTTTCATACAATCATATTGAGTTACCAACCACTAAAAATGATCTTCCCCCTGTGATATTTCTAGTACGTGATGTGAATGGTGAAGCACTTCAAGTTGGTGCAACTTACCGTATCATTTCCCCTTTTTGGGGTGCAGCAGGTGGTGATGTATACCTAGGTCCCTCCCCTAATTCAGATGCCACTTGTCCAAATGGCGTGTTCCGTTACATCTCCGGTCGTGGACGTAGCGGTACACCCGTGACATTCACCAAGTTCAATTATACAGGATCATCAGAATCAGGTATCCATGTAACTGAGGATATTAACATCCAATTCGACAATGCATCTTCCAAACTTTGTGGTAATAATACAACCTGGAGAGTTGGGGACTTCGATGTATTTCAAGGAGCGCGATTATTGGAGACCGGTGGAACAATAATAGGTAGTTGGTTCAAGATAGTGAAAGCACCACAATCACCAATAGACAGGGATATTTACGTGTTATTGAACTGTCCTGGTCCATTGGTTTGTCCATCTTGCCCTATCGATGAGTGTCAATCAGTGGGTGTGGTTCTCCAAGAAGGAAAGAGGCGTTTGGCTCTCGTGAGAGACGAGCCTCTTCGTGTTCAATTCAGCAAAGTCTAG